GTGGCGCACCGCGAGGTCGCGGATCGCCCGATGCAGTGCGGCGGACAGCGGACGGCGCAGCTCGGCGTCCGGTCGCGCCTCGATCTTGCCCGCACCCCAGCCGTGCCGGATCGCCATCGAACGCAGCTCGCCTAGCAGCACGGTCTTGCCGACGCCGCGCAGCCCGGTGAGCACGAGGCTGCGCTCCGGACGGCCCCGCGCCACGCGTTCGAGCACCACCTCGAACGCCTTCAGCTCGCGTTCCCGCCCCGCCAGCTCCGGCGGGCGCTGCCCGGCACCGGGCGCGAACGGATTGCGGATGGGGTCCACTCCGGCACCGTATCCGGTTGTCTAGCTCCCACCCGATATTCCGCCATACCGCGCTAGCCGTGTCGGCTCGGTGCCGAGGGATGGCCGGGTCTGCAGCCCCGTCCATCCCTACCCCCAGCATCACTCCGACGTCGGGTCAGCCCGGCAGGTTCCGCGCCGAGTAGATCTTCATCGAGTCGAGGATGTACTCGGCAGTGCCGGCGCCGTCGTACGCGTCGTCCACGTACAGCTGGCCGAGGCCTGCGAAGCAGCTCCTCGACACCGACCGCACTGCTGGGCGTAGCCACTCGTGCAGCTGTCGGGTCACGGCCTGCGCTTCGTCGGAACCGGCGCCGTACCCAGCTTCGCGAGCAGCTGCGAACGCTGTCGCAATGTCCTGTTGCTCCTGCTGGTGCGCCTGCTTCTCTGCGGGCGACAGCGAGCGCCACCACTCGCCGCCGCTTCGGTAGGCCTCAGCGCCCCAGCGTCGCGTGATCTCCTCCTCGTACCGCGTGTGGTGGAATCCGCCGAAGACCTCGTTCGCCATGAGGCGTTGACCTCCTTTCAGCTTCCGCAGCGTGGTCCGGACGGAGTCGATCTGCCTGCTGATCCGCTGCCGCTCCTGTTCGAGCAGCGCGAGATGCGTTTTCAGGGCCACCGCGCTGTCGCGCTGGCCGTCGAGCACTTCGGCGATCGCGGGCAGCCCCAGCCCCAGCTCGCGCAGCAGCAGGATCCGCTGCAGCCGGACGAGTGCCTGTTCGTCGTAGTAGCGATACCCGTTGCCGCCGATCCGTGTCGGCGCCAGCAGCCCCACCGCGTCGTAATGGCGCGGCGTCCGGCTCGTCGTACCTGCGGATTTGGCGATTTCCTGGATCGACCACTCCATTCCCGACCTCCTGATCGCTTCGACGGTAGAGGTTGACGCAGTGTCAAGGTCAAGCGTTCGGTAGCGGCGTATTCCGTTGTCTAGGGTTTTCCCGATATTCGGCTATCGAGCACTATTCGGGTTCGGCGACGAGCCGTGAGGCCCTTGGTGGCGGTAGATTTTCGGCAAGGGACCACAGACCCAGAGAGGCGGAACCGTGATTCTGCGCCGGGCGGCACGCCCACTGCTCGCGTCGATCTTCATCTTCGGCGGGATCGGCGCCCTCCGCGATGTGCAAGGCCACGCGAAGGCTGCCGAACCCCTGATCACCGGCGCCTTCGACAAGGCCGACGGTCTGGTGCCGGAGCGGGTACCGCGCGACCCGGCGACGCTGGTGCGCATCGACGCCGCGGTCAAGATCGGCGCCGGCTTCGCGCTGGCCACCGGCCGGGCCCCGCGCCTGGCGGCGGTCGCGCTGCTCGGCTCGCTGGTGCCGACCACCCTGGCCAGCCACCGGTTCTGGGCGGAGACCGACCCGGTGGCCAAAGCGGGCCAGCAGGTGCACTTCCTGAAGAACGCCGGTCTGGCCGGTGGCCTGCTCCTGGCGGTGGGCGACACCGCGGGCAAGCCGTCGCTGGGCTGGCGGGCCCGCCGCGCCGCGAAGAAGGCGGGCAAGCGGGCGGAACGGCTGGGCAAGAAGGCGGAGCGGTCCCGGACGGACTGACGGTGGTCTTGCGGGCCGGGCCGGGCCGGATTGGGCGGGGCCGGATCGGGCGGGGCCGGATCGGGCGGGGCCGGATTGGGCGGGGCCGGATTGGGCCGACGTGACTCGACCCGGATCGGTCCGGCTCGATTCGGATTGACCTGACGTGACCTGACCTGACGTGGCTCGGCTCGGATCGACCCGACCGGACGCGACCCCGACTGGCCCGACGCTGCTCGATGCGCCTCGGATTTTGACCCGATCCGGCCCGGATTGACCGGCCCGGCCCGGATTGACCCGATCCGGATCGGCCCGGCCCGGCCCAGATCGGATCGGATCGGCCCAGATCGGCCCGGCCCGGATCGGCCTGACCTGGCCCGATCCGGCCTGGCCGGATGGGCCCGATCGACTCGACCCGGCCTGGCCCGGATCGACCCGACCCGGCCTGGCCCGGATCGGCCTGGCCCGGATCGGCCTGACCTGGCCCGATCCGGCCCGGCACCCATTCGGCTGCGAAAACCGCCGGGCCACACCGGCATTCCACCGGCGCGTCCCGATGACCTCTCCAAGCTCGCCTACTTCTCCAAGATCGCCGTCACGCCCTGCCCGCCTGCCGCGCAAATCGAGATCAGGCCGCGGCCCGAGCCCTTCTCGTGCAGCAGTTTCGCCAGCGTGGCCACGATCCGCCCACCGGTCGCGGCGAACGGGTGCCCGGCGGCCAGCGAGGAACCATTCACGTTGAGCTTGGCCCGGTCGATCGGGCCGAGCGGCGCGTCCAGCCCCAGCTTCTCCTTGGCGAACGCCGGGTCGTCCCACGCCTTGAGCGTGGCGAGCACCTGCGACGCGAACGCTTCGTGGATCTCGTAGAAGTCGAAGTCCTGCAGGGAAAGTCCCGCTCGCTCCAGCATCCGTGGCACAGCGTAAGCAGGCGCCATCAGCAGACCCTCGCCGCCGTGCACGTAATCGACCGCCGCGGTCTGGCTGAACGTCAAGTAGGCCAGCACCGGCAGGTTGTGCGCCTTGGCCCACGCGTCGGTCGCGAGCAGCACGGTGGACGCGCCGTCGGTGAGGGGCGTCGAGTTGCCTGCGGTCATCGTCCCGTCCGCGCCGCCGTACACCGGCTTGAGCCGGGCCAGCTTCTCCACCGACGAGTCCGGCCGCAGATTCTGGTCGCGGGTCAGCTTGAGGAACGGGGTGAGCAGATCGTCGAAGAACCCGCGGTCGTAGGCGGCGGCGAGGTTGCGGTGGCTGGCCGCGGCGAGTTCGTCCTGCGCATCGCGGGTTATGTCCCAGACCTTCGCGGTGAGCGCGGCGTGCTCCCCCATCGACAACCCGGTGCGCGGCTCGGAGTTGCGCGGGATCTCCGGCACCAGGTGACCGGGCCGGATCTTCGCGGCGAGCTTGAGCCGGTCCGGCAGCGTCTTGGCGGCGTTGAGCCGTACGAGGATCTTCCGCAGTTCCGGGTGCACCGCGAGCGGGGCGTCACTCGTGGTGTCGACCCCGCCGGCAATCGCCGAATCGATTTCCCCGAGTGCGATCTTGTGGGCGATGTTGATCACCGCCTGCAATCCGGTGCCGCAGGCCATCTGCACGTCGGAGGCCGGGGTCACGGGCGAGAGCCTGCTGCCCAGCACACTTTCCCTGGCCAGGTTGAAGTCCTTCGAGTGCTTCAGCACCGCACCCGCGGCCACCTCGCCGATCACCTCGTCCTGCAAGGAAAACCGGCTGACCAGGCCGTCCAGCGCGGCGGTGAACATGTCCTGGTTGGCCGCCCGGGCGTAGGGCCCGTTCGATCGCGCGAACGGGATCCGGTTCCCGCCGACGATCGCGACCTTGCGCACCGCAGGGGTCTTCCTGGTCGCCATGACGTCCACCTCTCTGAAATCGTCCAGCGTCCACTGTAACCTACTTGCGAGTAAGTTAGACTGCGGCAGGACGCAGACGGCACGGGAGGCGCGTGATGGCGGACAGGTACCAGCAGTTCACGAAAACCCCGCTGGGGCGGTTCGTGGTGCCGAAGCTCGGCCTGCCCAGCCCCGCGACGCTGCGCCGGTACCGCCCCGGTCAGCCCGCGCTCGAAGGTCCCGCGCTTTTCGGTGCGGCGCCCGGCGGCCGGCTGGAGAAGTCCGTTCAGGCGCAGCTCGCCGGCGCCGGGATCGAGGTGCTCAGCACGCCTGCCGAGCGGCACGCGGCCCTGGTCTTCGACGCCACCGGCGTCCGGGACCCGGGCGAGCTGCGCGAAGTTTATCGGTTCTTCCACCCGGTGATCCGCAAGGTCGGCTCGTCCGGCCGGGTGGTCGTCCTCGG
This Amycolatopsis sulphurea DNA region includes the following protein-coding sequences:
- a CDS encoding acetyl-CoA C-acetyltransferase, with amino-acid sequence MATRKTPAVRKVAIVGGNRIPFARSNGPYARAANQDMFTAALDGLVSRFSLQDEVIGEVAAGAVLKHSKDFNLARESVLGSRLSPVTPASDVQMACGTGLQAVINIAHKIALGEIDSAIAGGVDTTSDAPLAVHPELRKILVRLNAAKTLPDRLKLAAKIRPGHLVPEIPRNSEPRTGLSMGEHAALTAKVWDITRDAQDELAAASHRNLAAAYDRGFFDDLLTPFLKLTRDQNLRPDSSVEKLARLKPVYGGADGTMTAGNSTPLTDGASTVLLATDAWAKAHNLPVLAYLTFSQTAAVDYVHGGEGLLMAPAYAVPRMLERAGLSLQDFDFYEIHEAFASQVLATLKAWDDPAFAKEKLGLDAPLGPIDRAKLNVNGSSLAAGHPFAATGGRIVATLAKLLHEKGSGRGLISICAAGGQGVTAILEK
- a CDS encoding DoxX family protein, which codes for MILRRAARPLLASIFIFGGIGALRDVQGHAKAAEPLITGAFDKADGLVPERVPRDPATLVRIDAAVKIGAGFALATGRAPRLAAVALLGSLVPTTLASHRFWAETDPVAKAGQQVHFLKNAGLAGGLLLAVGDTAGKPSLGWRARRAAKKAGKRAERLGKKAERSRTD
- a CDS encoding MerR family transcriptional regulator, producing the protein MEWSIQEIAKSAGTTSRTPRHYDAVGLLAPTRIGGNGYRYYDEQALVRLQRILLLRELGLGLPAIAEVLDGQRDSAVALKTHLALLEQERQRISRQIDSVRTTLRKLKGGQRLMANEVFGGFHHTRYEEEITRRWGAEAYRSGGEWWRSLSPAEKQAHQQEQQDIATAFAAAREAGYGAGSDEAQAVTRQLHEWLRPAVRSVSRSCFAGLGQLYVDDAYDGAGTAEYILDSMKIYSARNLPG